A region of Paramormyrops kingsleyae isolate MSU_618 chromosome 17, PKINGS_0.4, whole genome shotgun sequence DNA encodes the following proteins:
- the gmfg gene encoding glia maturation factor gamma: MADSLVVCEVEDSLLEKLKRFRFRKETSNAAILMKIDKEKQLVILEEEYEDISLDDLKNELPERQPRFIVYSYKYTHADGRISYPLCFIFSSPVGCKPEQQMMYAGSKNRLVQAAELTKVFETRNADDLSEEWLREKLSFFR, encoded by the exons ATG GCTGATTCCCTGGTTGTGTGTGAGGTAGAGGACAGTCTTTTGGAAAAGTTGAAACGGTTCAGATTCCGTAAAGAGACCAGCAACGCTGCCATCCTGA TGAAAATTGATAAAGAGAAGCAGTTAGTGATCCTAGAGGAAGAGTATGAA GatatctctctggatgatctgAAGAATGAACTTCCGGAGAGACAACCAAGAT tcaTTGTGTACAGCTATAAGTACACTCATGCAGATGGCAGAATTTCCTACCCTCTGTGCTTTATCTTCTCAAGTCCTGTGG GTTGTAAGCCAGAGCAGCAGATGATGTATGCAGGCAGCAAAAATAGACTGGTCCAGGCTGCAGAGCTCACAAAG GTGTTTGAGACCCGAAATGCAGATGACCTTTCAGAGGAATGGCTTCGagagaaattgtcttttttcCGTTAG